Proteins co-encoded in one Dama dama isolate Ldn47 chromosome 2, ASM3311817v1, whole genome shotgun sequence genomic window:
- the CCDC81 gene encoding coiled-coil domain-containing protein 81 isoform X1, producing the protein MLDTILPSLQDVGRHLLPTLPSLTQEEVSTIWGNVSEFVERQLSLHKGVQIPGLGTFTFMRQKLEVGNKKFFLIQRPVFIMAEKLVQIHGLKQNRIYTPGDIPIVPLNFVMISLEGPFSRDIVEGCVKETLLFLSRSISIKQNVEFTFKGIGVLVIKDSKVKMRFYKDFLCTMDGSGALAKALANRPDTVDSVLSSRENVGKRPNSVLAFPRIEIKEVENKPPMETIAEEDGQNGQRKDKLKDQSDKEEGVPEVLSPKTAQDRPAVSPAKGTNVSMPNKLEQNGSGGKNMNPESVLSPGGLKNDHEMKPKISPGTSCKDHHRAGQEMCYICLQRAQRNFPLYYTEERRRREMEDERLIQEYLVLKDQETIFKEQMRSLASREQNQKNAAYNLGVAEAIRIHKNEKPEFYKSFLFDKRPLSPEINAFKQEEYSQSLLRQMDQRREKDIKQRQNRELMDRLEQVQLTEELAAQRAKYIKDKMEETQCYKRALDAQIKNRCPQLPVFEPDSSKPIFGKNESEMMVEKRKRDQNYMKHQMEAAANHKRRAILHQLVDQKRDLLMLQRTHTEHLADRNAELERANRINQSLQDHWERSAVMKKQRDSEEKAFERASDKLFLLDQCEKYRRCKQCQRRTSNRGESNLWSLNKYMHGSRLFV; encoded by the exons AAGTTTCTACTATTTGGGGAAATGTGTCAGAATTTGTGGAACGGCAGCTATCCTTACACAAG GGAGTTCAGATTCCAGGACTtggaactttcactttcatgagacAAAAGCTTGAGGTGGGAAACAAGAAGTTTTTCCTAATTCAGAGGCCCGTGTTTATCATGGCAGAGAAGTTAGTACAGATCCATGGACtcaaacaaaacagaatatataCTCCTg GTGATATCCCAATAGTTCCACTTAATTTTGTCATGATATCCTTGGAGGGTCCATTTAGCAGAGATATAGTGGAAGGATGTGTGAAGGAGACGCTGCTTTTTTTATCACGATCCATTTCCATCAAACAAAATGTGGAATTTACATTCAAAGGAATCGGGGTCCTCGTGATCAAAGACAGTAAAGTCAAGATGAGATTCTATAAGGACTTCCTTTGTACAATGGATGGAAGCGGGGCTTTGGCAAAAGCCCTAGCAAAT AGGCCTGACACGGTGGATTCGGTGTTGTCCAGCAGAGAGAACGTGGGGAAGCGACCCAACAGCGTGCTTGCATTTCCAAG GATTGAGATCAAGGAGGTGGAGAACAAACCACCTATGGAGACCATTGCAGAAGAAGATGGACAGAATGGACAGAGGAAGGACAAATTAAAAGACCAGTCAGACAAAGAAGAAGGTGTCCCAG AGGTTTTATCACCCAAGACAGCTCAAGATAGACCAGCTGTCTCTCCTGCCAAAGGGACAAATGTCAGTATGCCAAATAAACTGGAGCAGAATGGGAGTGGTGGGAAGAATATGAACCCTGAAAG TGTATTGTCTCCAGGTGGACTGAAAAATGATCATGAAATGAAGCCTAAAATTTCTCCAGGCACTTCTTGCAAGGACCATCATAGGGCAGGACAG GAAATGTGTTATATATGCTTGCAACGAGCACAGCGAAATTTCCCACTGTACTATAccgaggagaggaggaggagagagatggaAGATGAGCGACTCATCCAGGAGTATCTAGTGTTGAAAGACCAAGAGACTATCTTCAAAGAGCAG atgagAAGTCTGGCTAGTAGAGAACAGAATCAAAAGAATGCCGCCTATAATCTTGGAGTTGCTGAAGCTATAAGAATCCACAAGAATGAGAAACCTGAATTTTAT AAATCCTTCCTGTTTGATAAACGGCCACTCAGTCCTGAGATTAATGCTTTTAAGCAAGAGGAGTATTCCCAAAGTCTCCTGAGACAAATGGATCAGAGACGGGAAAAGGACATAAAGCAAAGGCAAAACAGAGAGCTGATGGACCGCCTGGAACAAGTGCAGCTCACAGAGGA ACTTGCTGCGCAAAGagccaaatatataaaagataagATGGAAGAAACACAGTGTTACAAGAGAGCTCTGGATGCGCAG ATAAAGAATAGATGCCCTCAGCTGCCCGTGTTTGAGCCAGACTCTTCTAAGCCCATCTTTGGTAAGAATGAGAGTGAGATGATGGTGGAAAAGCGAAAGAGAGACCAGAATTACATGAAGCATCAGATGGAGGCAGCTGCTAACCACAAGAGGAGGGCCATCCTGCATCAGCTGGTGGACCAAAAGCGGGATTTGCTAATGcttcagaggacacacacaga GCACTTGGCAGACAGAAATGCTGAGCTTGAGCGAGCGAACAGAATCAACCAAAGCTTACAGGaccattgggaaaggagtgctgTCATGAAGAAGCAGCGAGACTCGGAGGAGAAGGCTTTTGAGAG GGCCTCCGACAAGCTCTTCCTGCTGGACCAGTGTGAGAAGTACCGGCGCTGCAAGCAGTGCCAGAGGCGCACCTCCAACAGGGGCGAGAGCAACCTGTGGTCCCTGAACAAGTACATGCACGGCTCCCGGCTGTTTGTATAA
- the CCDC81 gene encoding coiled-coil domain-containing protein 81 isoform X2, translating to MLDTILPSLQDVGRHLLPTLPSLTQEEVSTIWGNVSEFVERQLSLHKGVQIPGLGTFTFMRQKLEVGNKKFFLIQRPVFIMAEKLVQIHGLKQNKRPDTVDSVLSSRENVGKRPNSVLAFPRIEIKEVENKPPMETIAEEDGQNGQRKDKLKDQSDKEEGVPEVLSPKTAQDRPAVSPAKGTNVSMPNKLEQNGSGGKNMNPESVLSPGGLKNDHEMKPKISPGTSCKDHHRAGQEMCYICLQRAQRNFPLYYTEERRRREMEDERLIQEYLVLKDQETIFKEQMRSLASREQNQKNAAYNLGVAEAIRIHKNEKPEFYKSFLFDKRPLSPEINAFKQEEYSQSLLRQMDQRREKDIKQRQNRELMDRLEQVQLTEELAAQRAKYIKDKMEETQCYKRALDAQIKNRCPQLPVFEPDSSKPIFGKNESEMMVEKRKRDQNYMKHQMEAAANHKRRAILHQLVDQKRDLLMLQRTHTEHLADRNAELERANRINQSLQDHWERSAVMKKQRDSEEKAFERASDKLFLLDQCEKYRRCKQCQRRTSNRGESNLWSLNKYMHGSRLFV from the exons AAGTTTCTACTATTTGGGGAAATGTGTCAGAATTTGTGGAACGGCAGCTATCCTTACACAAG GGAGTTCAGATTCCAGGACTtggaactttcactttcatgagacAAAAGCTTGAGGTGGGAAACAAGAAGTTTTTCCTAATTCAGAGGCCCGTGTTTATCATGGCAGAGAAGTTAGTACAGATCCATGGACtcaaacaaaaca AGAGGCCTGACACGGTGGATTCGGTGTTGTCCAGCAGAGAGAACGTGGGGAAGCGACCCAACAGCGTGCTTGCATTTCCAAG GATTGAGATCAAGGAGGTGGAGAACAAACCACCTATGGAGACCATTGCAGAAGAAGATGGACAGAATGGACAGAGGAAGGACAAATTAAAAGACCAGTCAGACAAAGAAGAAGGTGTCCCAG AGGTTTTATCACCCAAGACAGCTCAAGATAGACCAGCTGTCTCTCCTGCCAAAGGGACAAATGTCAGTATGCCAAATAAACTGGAGCAGAATGGGAGTGGTGGGAAGAATATGAACCCTGAAAG TGTATTGTCTCCAGGTGGACTGAAAAATGATCATGAAATGAAGCCTAAAATTTCTCCAGGCACTTCTTGCAAGGACCATCATAGGGCAGGACAG GAAATGTGTTATATATGCTTGCAACGAGCACAGCGAAATTTCCCACTGTACTATAccgaggagaggaggaggagagagatggaAGATGAGCGACTCATCCAGGAGTATCTAGTGTTGAAAGACCAAGAGACTATCTTCAAAGAGCAG atgagAAGTCTGGCTAGTAGAGAACAGAATCAAAAGAATGCCGCCTATAATCTTGGAGTTGCTGAAGCTATAAGAATCCACAAGAATGAGAAACCTGAATTTTAT AAATCCTTCCTGTTTGATAAACGGCCACTCAGTCCTGAGATTAATGCTTTTAAGCAAGAGGAGTATTCCCAAAGTCTCCTGAGACAAATGGATCAGAGACGGGAAAAGGACATAAAGCAAAGGCAAAACAGAGAGCTGATGGACCGCCTGGAACAAGTGCAGCTCACAGAGGA ACTTGCTGCGCAAAGagccaaatatataaaagataagATGGAAGAAACACAGTGTTACAAGAGAGCTCTGGATGCGCAG ATAAAGAATAGATGCCCTCAGCTGCCCGTGTTTGAGCCAGACTCTTCTAAGCCCATCTTTGGTAAGAATGAGAGTGAGATGATGGTGGAAAAGCGAAAGAGAGACCAGAATTACATGAAGCATCAGATGGAGGCAGCTGCTAACCACAAGAGGAGGGCCATCCTGCATCAGCTGGTGGACCAAAAGCGGGATTTGCTAATGcttcagaggacacacacaga GCACTTGGCAGACAGAAATGCTGAGCTTGAGCGAGCGAACAGAATCAACCAAAGCTTACAGGaccattgggaaaggagtgctgTCATGAAGAAGCAGCGAGACTCGGAGGAGAAGGCTTTTGAGAG GGCCTCCGACAAGCTCTTCCTGCTGGACCAGTGTGAGAAGTACCGGCGCTGCAAGCAGTGCCAGAGGCGCACCTCCAACAGGGGCGAGAGCAACCTGTGGTCCCTGAACAAGTACATGCACGGCTCCCGGCTGTTTGTATAA